The Montipora capricornis isolate CH-2021 chromosome 3, ASM3666992v2, whole genome shotgun sequence genome window below encodes:
- the LOC138042787 gene encoding leucine-rich repeat-containing protein 71-like isoform X2 translates to MVKKGSIDKTDKSDKIGGGEKTPIECIKESDEQPVELEPYTPTGNFEVDFCELCTRAGFPTMQVVPRPSRPPTPSAIPHDSTPVGKQDKRDADKKDDSSKTDETTAVSGGEADEPPTTYTIKEKYQYFKPRVEVEAEEEGNKSHIKEIYIRGWKIEERILNILTVTLPPLEKLTTIDFWNTGLQDNSLNTLATHIIAHLPNLRTLCLDNNPVTLQRYGVFLGEESMIHNLSLRNCYVNDMGAKMIGNALTVNKSLITLNLCYNKITCEGAGFLAKGLRMNRTLLSLNLGSNLIGDKGASKLAEVLCSFALTHEEVVARRLLISKKTLEETGSPSRNLNAPTGGSKDRPASVRSGTHVSKEDKKSREKKDSQKKKENKKQETEKAKKVASTEAVSKGQGKGKKTSSIKGDKKQQQPEQEQPEAVEFPNPLLEIPLKEENGEIIIPGNRALINVNLSRNKVGVTGVEAFLISIQRQAEVTSSAGKPTGLMRFSLSRNLFSPENPSYQRLMELMQTRDPFYKPPQPSPVDETTAGSTKEEA, encoded by the exons ATGGTCAAGAAAGGCTCTATCGACAAAACTGATAAATCAGATAAAATAGGAGGAGGAGAGAAAACTCCTATAGAATGTATAAAGGAAAGCGACGAACAGCCAGTTGAGCTAG aGCCTTACACACCAACAGGAAACTTTGAAGTGGATTTCTGTGAGTTATGCACAAGGGCAGGTTTTCCCACCATGCAGGTGGTTCCAAGGCCTTCTCGGCCACCGACTCCCAGTGCCATACCACATGATAGTACACCAGTAGGAAAGCAGGACAAGAGAGATG CTGACAAAAAGGATGATAGCAGTAAGACTGACGAAACCACAGCAGTTTCCGGTGGTGAAGCAGATGAACCACCAACAACTTATACaatcaaagaaaaataccaATACTTCAAGCCAAGAGTAGAGGTGGAAGCAGAGGAGGAGGGAAATAAATCACACATCAAAGAAATCTACATTCGGG GCTGGAAAATAGAGGAGAGAATTTTAAATATCTTGACTGTAACACTGCCGCCACTGGAGAAGTTAACAACTATTGA TTTTTGGAACACTGGCCTTCAAGATAATAGTTTGAACACTTTGGCAACCCACATTATTGCACATCTTCCAAACCTCAG AACACTTTGCCTGGATAACAACCCTGTCACTCTCCAAAGATATGGTGTATTTCTTGGTGAAGAGAGCAT gataCATAACCTCTCTCTGAGGAACTGTTATGTGAATGACATGGGAGCAAAGATGATTGGAAATGCCCTGACAGTCAACAAGTCATTGATAACATTAAACCTGTGTTACAACAAGATTACTTGTGAAGGTGCTGGGTTTTTAGCAAAG GGTTTAAGAATGAACAGGACCCTCTTGTCACTAAACCTTGGAAGTAACCTCATTGGTGACAAAGGAGCATCCAAGTTAGCAGAG GTGCTTTGCAGCTTTGCTCTAACCCATGAAGAAGTGGTTGCAAGAAGACTTCTCATCTCTAAGAAAACACTAGAGGAA ACTGGTAGTCCATCAAGGAATTTGAATGCTCCTACCGGAGGGTCAAAAGACAGGCCAGCTAGTGTTCGTAGTGG AACTCATGTCTCCAAGGAAGACAAGAAAAGCAGAGAAAAGAAAGATTCCCAGAAAAAGAAG GAAAACAAAAAGCAGGAAACGGAAAAGGCCAAAAAAG TTGCTTCAACTGAAGCTGTCAGTAAAGGTCagggaaagggaaagaaaacCAGTTCGATTAAAGGAGATAAAAAACAACAGCAACCGGAGCAAGAG CAACCAGAAGCTGTAGAATTTCCAAATCCGTTACTTGAAATTCCCCTCAAAGAAGAAAATGGCGAAATTATTATTCCTGGAAACAGAGCCCTTATCAACGTAAATTTGTCTA GGAATAAAGTAGGTGTCACAGGTGTGGAAGCTTTTCTCATCTCGATACAAAGGCAAGCAGAGGTGACGTCCTCCGCTGGTAAACCAACAGGACTCATGAGATTTTCATTAAGT AGGAATCTGTTTTCCCCTGAAAATCCATCTTACCAGCGGTTAATGGAACTCATGCAAACCCGGGATCCATTTTACAAACCACCACAGCCAAGCCCAGTGGATGAAACAACCGCTGGCTCAACGAAG GAAGAGGCTTGA
- the LOC138040056 gene encoding craniofacial development protein 2-like, translating into MTTMGESRKGAHSPNNSLANPKTKVKVGCWNVRTMFSVGKTAHITAEMTRYGIGILGISECRWSGFGRLKARTGETIIYSGRDDNVHQSGVAIIMSKKAAQCLDSWRPISDRIIEARFFSRFIKTTVIQVYAPINEADDEVKDDFYEQLQKIVDEVPRHDMLLVIGDWNAKVGEHQLGEEGIVGKFGMIGERSDNGERFVSFCALNNLAIASTMFPHKEIHRY; encoded by the coding sequence ATGACGACAATGGGTGAAAGCCGAAAGGGAGCCCATTCTCCGAACAACTCGTTGGCAAACCCCAAAACTAAAGTAAAGGTGGGATGTTGGAATGTGAGAACTATGTTCTCGGTAGGAAAAACAGCCCACATTACAGCTGAGATGACGCGTTATGGCATTGGTATATTAGGGATAAGTGAATGCAGGTGGTCAGGATTTGGGCGGTTGAAAGCACGAACAGGTGAAACCATCATATACTCGGGCAGGGACGACAATGTACATCAGAGTGGGGTCGCAATAATCATGTCCAAGAAGGCCGCCCAATGTCTAGACAGTTGGAGACCGATAAGTGACCGCATCATAGAAGCTCGCTTCTTCTCGCGCTTCATCAAGACAACAGTTATCCAGGTTTATGCCCCAATCAATGAGGCAGACGACGAGGTGAAAGACGACTTCTATGAACAGTTACAAAAGATCGTGGACGAGGTGCCGAGGCACGATATGCTCTTGGTCATAGGCGACTGGAATGCAAAAGTGGGTGAGCATCAACTAGGAGAGGAAGGCATTGTAGGAAAGTTTGGTATGATAGGGGAGAGAAGCGACAACGGGGAGCGCTTTGTGTCTTTCTGTGCACTGAACAATCTTGCTATTGCATCAACTATGTTCCCACATAAAGAAATACACAGATATTGA
- the LOC138042787 gene encoding leucine-rich repeat-containing protein 71-like isoform X1: MFTTLRSVSRMKRALKKLDRANDGRLSVAVEIEEEDSTGTFMWYGEPYTPTGNFEVDFCELCTRAGFPTMQVVPRPSRPPTPSAIPHDSTPVGKQDKRDADKKDDSSKTDETTAVSGGEADEPPTTYTIKEKYQYFKPRVEVEAEEEGNKSHIKEIYIRGWKIEERILNILTVTLPPLEKLTTIDFWNTGLQDNSLNTLATHIIAHLPNLRTLCLDNNPVTLQRYGVFLGEESMIHNLSLRNCYVNDMGAKMIGNALTVNKSLITLNLCYNKITCEGAGFLAKGLRMNRTLLSLNLGSNLIGDKGASKLAEVLCSFALTHEEVVARRLLISKKTLEETGSPSRNLNAPTGGSKDRPASVRSGTHVSKEDKKSREKKDSQKKKENKKQETEKAKKVASTEAVSKGQGKGKKTSSIKGDKKQQQPEQEQPEAVEFPNPLLEIPLKEENGEIIIPGNRALINVNLSRNKVGVTGVEAFLISIQRQAEVTSSAGKPTGLMRFSLSRNLFSPENPSYQRLMELMQTRDPFYKPPQPSPVDETTAGSTKEEA, encoded by the exons ATGTTCACCACTCTTCGTTCCGTTTCTCGAATGAAGCGCGCCCTAAAAAAGTTGGATCGCGCAAATGATGGGCGACTTTCAGTTGCGGTGGAAATAGAGGAAGAAGATTCCACGGGTACATTTATGTGGTACGGAG aGCCTTACACACCAACAGGAAACTTTGAAGTGGATTTCTGTGAGTTATGCACAAGGGCAGGTTTTCCCACCATGCAGGTGGTTCCAAGGCCTTCTCGGCCACCGACTCCCAGTGCCATACCACATGATAGTACACCAGTAGGAAAGCAGGACAAGAGAGATG CTGACAAAAAGGATGATAGCAGTAAGACTGACGAAACCACAGCAGTTTCCGGTGGTGAAGCAGATGAACCACCAACAACTTATACaatcaaagaaaaataccaATACTTCAAGCCAAGAGTAGAGGTGGAAGCAGAGGAGGAGGGAAATAAATCACACATCAAAGAAATCTACATTCGGG GCTGGAAAATAGAGGAGAGAATTTTAAATATCTTGACTGTAACACTGCCGCCACTGGAGAAGTTAACAACTATTGA TTTTTGGAACACTGGCCTTCAAGATAATAGTTTGAACACTTTGGCAACCCACATTATTGCACATCTTCCAAACCTCAG AACACTTTGCCTGGATAACAACCCTGTCACTCTCCAAAGATATGGTGTATTTCTTGGTGAAGAGAGCAT gataCATAACCTCTCTCTGAGGAACTGTTATGTGAATGACATGGGAGCAAAGATGATTGGAAATGCCCTGACAGTCAACAAGTCATTGATAACATTAAACCTGTGTTACAACAAGATTACTTGTGAAGGTGCTGGGTTTTTAGCAAAG GGTTTAAGAATGAACAGGACCCTCTTGTCACTAAACCTTGGAAGTAACCTCATTGGTGACAAAGGAGCATCCAAGTTAGCAGAG GTGCTTTGCAGCTTTGCTCTAACCCATGAAGAAGTGGTTGCAAGAAGACTTCTCATCTCTAAGAAAACACTAGAGGAA ACTGGTAGTCCATCAAGGAATTTGAATGCTCCTACCGGAGGGTCAAAAGACAGGCCAGCTAGTGTTCGTAGTGG AACTCATGTCTCCAAGGAAGACAAGAAAAGCAGAGAAAAGAAAGATTCCCAGAAAAAGAAG GAAAACAAAAAGCAGGAAACGGAAAAGGCCAAAAAAG TTGCTTCAACTGAAGCTGTCAGTAAAGGTCagggaaagggaaagaaaacCAGTTCGATTAAAGGAGATAAAAAACAACAGCAACCGGAGCAAGAG CAACCAGAAGCTGTAGAATTTCCAAATCCGTTACTTGAAATTCCCCTCAAAGAAGAAAATGGCGAAATTATTATTCCTGGAAACAGAGCCCTTATCAACGTAAATTTGTCTA GGAATAAAGTAGGTGTCACAGGTGTGGAAGCTTTTCTCATCTCGATACAAAGGCAAGCAGAGGTGACGTCCTCCGCTGGTAAACCAACAGGACTCATGAGATTTTCATTAAGT AGGAATCTGTTTTCCCCTGAAAATCCATCTTACCAGCGGTTAATGGAACTCATGCAAACCCGGGATCCATTTTACAAACCACCACAGCCAAGCCCAGTGGATGAAACAACCGCTGGCTCAACGAAG GAAGAGGCTTGA